One genomic segment of Suncus etruscus isolate mSunEtr1 chromosome 15, mSunEtr1.pri.cur, whole genome shotgun sequence includes these proteins:
- the CHP2 gene encoding calcineurin B homologous protein 2 has protein sequence MGSHSSRAAIIPGVEDIQRETGFSQASLLRLYHRFRALDSNKKGYLSRVDLQQIGALAVNPLGDRIIDSFFRDGNLKVDFRDFARVLAHFRPVDEENSGNRNPEDPEPLNSRTSKLLFAFQLYDQDRDGKISRHEMLQVLRLMVGVQVTDEQLESITDRTVQEADEDGDGAVSFLEFTKSVEKMNIEQKMSIRILK, from the exons ATGGGCTCCCACAGCTCCCGCGCCGCGATCATCCCCGGCGTGGAGGACATCCAGCGGGAGACGGGCT TCTCCCAGGCCAGCCTGCTCCGCCTCTACCACCGGTTTCGAGCCCTGGACAGCAACAAGAAGGGCTACCTGAG CCGCGTGGACCTGCAGCAGATAGGGGCGCTGGCTGTGAACCCCTTGGGCGACCGCATTATAGACAGTTTCTTCCGTGATGG GAACCTGAAGGTGGATTTCCGGGACTTTGCCCGCGTCCTCGCTCACTTTCGGCCAGTGGACGAGGAGAACTCGGGGAACCGCAATCCGGAGGATCCCGAACCCCTCAACAGCAGGACCAGCAAACTTCTCT TCGCATTTCAACTTTATGACCAGGACAGAGATGGGAAGATCTCAAGGCACGAGATGCTGCAG GTTCTCCGGCTGATGGTTGGGGTGCAGGTGACAGATGAACAGCTGGAGAGCATCACTGATCGCACAGTGCAGGAGGCAGATGAGGATGGAGATGGGGCTGTGTCCTTCCTGGAGTTCACCAAG TCTGTAGAGAAGATGAACATCGAGCAGAAAATGAGCATCCGGATCCTGAAGTGA